The following proteins come from a genomic window of Aquimarina sp. MAR_2010_214:
- a CDS encoding endonuclease yields the protein MFSKSIYTVFFLFTATFLFSQEKTEYKIHTIAFYNLENLFDPEDDPITFDDDRTPKGKDHWTYKLYRHKIKNMARTISEIGKDLATNSPAILGVAEIENRKVLEDLVNDPNLKSKDYGIVHFDSPDRRGIDVALLYQKALFKVKNYNKHELIMYDNNTAKRVFTRDQLLVGGYLDGDLIHIIVNHWPSRRGGEARSRYKREKAAALNKKIMDSLFAIDPYAKIITMGDLNDNPNNSSVKKILMAKQYRKNIKIKGLYNPMAKLAKKGLGSLAWRDQWSLFDQIIISKNFLNTNYSSYRYYKAGVFNPEYLITSTGKYKGYPFRSYANGTYTGGYSDHFPVYIYLIKQKK from the coding sequence ATGTTTTCAAAAAGCATCTATACAGTATTCTTTTTATTCACCGCTACATTTCTTTTTTCACAAGAAAAAACGGAATATAAAATCCATACTATTGCATTTTACAATCTCGAAAACCTCTTTGATCCAGAAGATGATCCCATAACTTTTGATGACGATAGAACTCCTAAAGGAAAGGATCATTGGACTTATAAATTGTATAGACATAAGATAAAAAACATGGCCAGAACCATCTCTGAAATAGGTAAAGATTTAGCCACCAACTCTCCTGCTATTTTAGGCGTTGCAGAAATAGAAAATAGAAAAGTCCTCGAAGACCTCGTTAATGATCCTAATCTTAAATCTAAAGACTATGGTATTGTTCATTTTGATTCTCCGGACCGAAGAGGTATTGATGTAGCTTTACTCTATCAAAAAGCTCTGTTTAAAGTAAAAAACTACAATAAACATGAATTGATAATGTATGACAATAATACAGCTAAGCGAGTATTTACAAGAGATCAATTATTGGTTGGTGGTTATCTTGATGGGGATCTAATACATATAATTGTAAATCATTGGCCATCAAGAAGAGGTGGAGAAGCCAGAAGTCGATACAAAAGAGAAAAAGCTGCAGCGCTAAACAAAAAGATAATGGATTCCTTATTTGCAATTGATCCATATGCAAAAATTATTACCATGGGTGATCTTAATGATAATCCCAACAACTCAAGCGTAAAAAAAATACTAATGGCAAAACAGTATAGAAAAAATATTAAAATTAAAGGGCTCTACAATCCTATGGCAAAATTGGCTAAAAAGGGTTTGGGCTCTCTTGCATGGAGGGATCAATGGAGCCTGTTTGATCAAATTATTATTTCTAAAAACTTTCTAAATACTAACTATTCTTCTTACCGGTACTATAAAGCAGGTGTATTTAATCCCGAATATTTGATTACATCAACAGGCAAATATAAGGGATATCCTTTTCGCAGTTATGCTAATGGTACATATACAGGAGGATATAGTGATCATTTTCCTGTGTATATATATCTTATTAAACAAAAAAAGTGA
- a CDS encoding sodium:proton antiporter has product MLELAGIIILGILAQWVAWKFKIPAILPLILIGLLVGPFATLFTSDGTKLIQPIWNGKEGLFPGESLFYFVSLAISIILFEGGLTLRRSEILNVGPVIIKLITIAVIVTFFGAGLAAHYIFGLSWPISFLFSSLIIVTGPTVITPILRNIPLKKDVSAVLKWEGILIDPIGALVAVLVFEFIRVGGGEEFTFTALIEFGKILLVGFTFGFTFAHALAFSLKKKIIPHYLLNVVTLALVLGVFVLSDVFAHESGLLSVVVMGMVLGNINLPHIDEILYFKESLSVLLISILFILLAANINIEDLQLIYNWKAVLLFIIVVFIVRPVGVFLSSLNSGLKTNEKLFISWVGPRGIVAAGIASLFGLKLYKEGVQGAEYITPLVFMIVLGTVLLNATTARIFAKLVGVFLKKSEGILIIGASKISRLIAVYIKDNNRHVVLVDSNRDNINKAKDLGLEALEGNIYGDQLKDNIELNDMGYLMALTGNSDINKYAINKYKDQFGEYGAFRLITSEEMQDPKKNPQEGLFSHTDDYYKLIELAEKYPGIQEIKIKDKKQYKKLIDLTKDDKDIIPLFIKDTYKNIRIISSFSKEIEQVEEGSFLAYIGKPIDIEEVK; this is encoded by the coding sequence ATGTTAGAACTGGCAGGAATAATTATATTGGGAATCTTAGCTCAATGGGTAGCATGGAAATTTAAAATACCCGCAATTTTACCATTAATTTTAATTGGTCTACTGGTTGGTCCTTTTGCAACTTTGTTTACTAGTGATGGTACTAAATTAATACAACCTATCTGGAACGGAAAGGAAGGTCTTTTTCCTGGTGAGAGTTTATTTTATTTTGTTTCTCTAGCGATAAGCATTATTCTTTTTGAAGGTGGTCTCACCTTGAGAAGGAGCGAAATTCTTAATGTAGGTCCGGTGATTATAAAATTAATTACAATCGCAGTTATTGTTACTTTTTTTGGTGCAGGATTAGCAGCACACTATATTTTTGGCTTAAGCTGGCCTATTTCTTTTTTATTTTCGTCATTGATTATTGTAACTGGCCCTACAGTAATAACTCCAATTCTTAGAAATATTCCTCTTAAAAAAGATGTGTCTGCAGTCTTAAAATGGGAAGGGATTTTGATTGACCCTATTGGTGCCTTGGTTGCTGTTTTGGTATTCGAATTTATTAGAGTAGGTGGTGGTGAAGAATTTACATTTACAGCTTTGATCGAATTTGGAAAAATTCTACTTGTTGGTTTTACATTTGGTTTTACGTTTGCACATGCATTGGCATTTTCTCTAAAGAAAAAAATAATCCCTCACTACCTACTTAATGTAGTAACACTTGCATTGGTGTTAGGTGTTTTTGTGTTGTCTGATGTTTTTGCTCACGAATCAGGGTTGCTCTCTGTAGTGGTTATGGGTATGGTACTAGGAAATATAAATCTTCCTCATATTGATGAAATCTTGTATTTTAAAGAATCTCTAAGCGTACTTCTGATATCTATATTATTTATTCTTCTAGCAGCAAATATTAATATTGAGGATTTACAGCTAATCTATAATTGGAAAGCTGTTTTACTTTTTATCATTGTTGTTTTTATAGTGAGACCCGTAGGTGTATTTCTGAGCTCTTTAAACTCAGGGCTTAAAACCAACGAAAAATTGTTTATTAGTTGGGTAGGACCTCGAGGTATTGTAGCAGCGGGTATTGCATCATTATTTGGATTAAAATTGTATAAAGAAGGAGTCCAGGGAGCAGAGTATATTACGCCTCTGGTATTTATGATTGTGTTGGGCACTGTTTTACTTAATGCAACTACAGCACGTATTTTCGCCAAATTAGTAGGAGTATTTCTTAAAAAATCTGAAGGTATTTTGATTATAGGTGCCTCCAAAATTTCGAGATTAATTGCAGTATATATCAAAGATAACAATCGACACGTGGTTTTAGTAGATAGTAATAGAGATAACATCAATAAAGCTAAGGATCTGGGATTAGAAGCACTAGAAGGTAACATCTATGGTGATCAGCTCAAAGATAATATTGAGCTAAATGATATGGGATACCTAATGGCGCTTACGGGGAATAGTGATATAAATAAATATGCGATTAATAAGTATAAAGATCAATTTGGAGAATATGGGGCTTTTAGATTAATTACTTCTGAAGAAATGCAAGATCCCAAAAAGAACCCTCAAGAAGGACTATTTTCTCATACAGATGACTACTATAAACTTATTGAGCTTGCTGAAAAATATCCTGGAATTCAGGAAATAAAGATTAAGGATAAAAAGCAGTATAAAAAGTTGATTGATTTGACTAAAGATGATAAAGACATTATTCCATTATTTATAAAAGATACATATAAAAACATTAGGATTATATCATCATTTAGTAAAGAAATAGAACAAGTAGAAGAAGGTAGTTTTCTCGCTTATATTGGTAAACCCATAGATATCGAAGAGGTAAAATAA
- a CDS encoding universal stress protein, with protein sequence MSELPNHKFNTILIGVAFSPNLKNNIFEAMRMVDFFDSKMIIVHVGEKTKEKEDNIKELISGFSDDDEKVNVIWKQGDPVTVIIETARENNADLIMLGAIPREDFLKFYIGSIARKITRNAHCSVLLLIKPSEDLRPCNHIVVNGLKDEKTKQTILDSFEVAQNLGAQKLTIVEEISRQEVKVVVEDDQSLLKDTLIKEQLTKKEDLRVQHILNDVPEDLKTGILIKTQSIFGKRGYSIGHYAKVVAADLLIMNAPKRTTFLDRIFLHDLEHILSELPTDVLIMR encoded by the coding sequence TTGAGCGAATTACCTAATCATAAATTTAATACTATCCTTATTGGGGTAGCTTTTTCTCCTAACCTGAAAAACAACATTTTTGAGGCCATGCGAATGGTTGATTTTTTTGATTCTAAAATGATCATTGTTCATGTAGGTGAAAAAACTAAAGAGAAAGAAGATAATATAAAAGAGCTGATTTCTGGTTTTTCTGATGATGACGAAAAAGTAAATGTTATTTGGAAACAAGGAGATCCCGTTACTGTAATTATTGAAACTGCCAGAGAGAATAATGCTGATCTTATTATGCTTGGTGCTATACCAAGAGAAGATTTTCTTAAGTTTTATATTGGATCGATTGCACGAAAAATTACCAGAAATGCACATTGTTCTGTTTTGTTACTAATAAAGCCATCAGAAGATTTAAGACCCTGCAATCATATCGTAGTAAATGGTCTTAAAGATGAAAAAACCAAACAAACAATTCTTGATTCATTTGAAGTAGCTCAGAATCTTGGTGCACAAAAACTTACCATTGTAGAAGAAATTTCTCGCCAAGAGGTTAAAGTTGTTGTTGAAGATGACCAATCTTTACTTAAAGATACCTTGATAAAAGAACAGTTAACTAAAAAGGAAGATCTTAGAGTACAACATATCTTAAATGATGTTCCTGAAGATCTTAAGACTGGTATTTTAATAAAAACACAGTCCATATTTGGAAAAAGAGGGTATTCTATAGGTCATTATGCAAAAGTGGTAGCGGCTGACCTTCTTATTATGAATGCCCCAAAAAGAACTACGTTTTTAGATCGTATTTTTCTTCATGATCTTGAACATATTTTATCAGAATTACCTACAGATGTTTTAATTATGAGATAA
- a CDS encoding MBL fold metallo-hydrolase, with the protein MNLYPIKAGNFKLDGGAMFGVVPKVLWNKTNPADEKNLIDIAARCLLIEDGDRLILIDSGMGDKQSEKFFGHYSLWGNDSIDASLKAKGFHRNDITDVFITHLHFDHCGGVVQWNDTRTGYELAFKNARIWSNEEHWQWATKPNAREKASFLSENIMPIQESGQLNFISRSDTTFQKNTELGFGVLFVNGHTEKQMIPHIEYKGKTIVFMADLLPTAGHVPLPYVMGYDTRPLLTLDEKRLFLDSAATNGWYLFLEHDAHNEIITVQHTQKGVRLKEVFTCHEIFN; encoded by the coding sequence ATGAATTTATATCCCATAAAAGCTGGTAATTTTAAACTTGACGGAGGTGCTATGTTTGGAGTAGTTCCTAAAGTTTTATGGAACAAAACCAATCCTGCAGATGAAAAAAACCTAATTGATATTGCGGCAAGATGCTTATTGATTGAAGATGGCGATAGGTTAATTCTTATCGATTCTGGAATGGGAGATAAACAATCTGAAAAATTTTTCGGCCATTATTCACTCTGGGGTAATGATAGCATAGATGCTTCTCTAAAAGCAAAAGGTTTTCACAGAAATGATATTACCGATGTTTTTATTACTCATCTTCACTTTGATCATTGTGGTGGTGTGGTGCAATGGAATGATACTCGTACCGGATATGAATTGGCATTTAAAAATGCTCGGATATGGAGTAACGAAGAACATTGGCAATGGGCTACAAAACCCAATGCTCGAGAAAAAGCATCGTTCTTAAGCGAAAATATAATGCCAATACAAGAAAGTGGCCAATTAAATTTTATTTCCAGATCAGATACTACGTTCCAAAAAAACACTGAATTGGGTTTTGGCGTGCTATTTGTTAATGGACATACTGAAAAACAAATGATTCCTCATATAGAATATAAAGGCAAAACAATTGTGTTTATGGCAGATCTTCTACCCACAGCTGGTCATGTTCCCCTACCATATGTAATGGGTTATGATACCAGGCCTTTATTAACTTTGGATGAAAAAAGATTGTTTCTTGATAGTGCCGCCACCAATGGGTGGTATTTATTCTTAGAACATGATGCTCACAATGAAATAATAACAGTACAACATACCCAAAAAGGGGTACGTCTTAAAGAAGTTTTTACTTGTCATGAAATATTTAATTAA
- a CDS encoding S8 family peptidase gives MIPSSNKIFTAIASSMILVSCGAPTIVSTPIGNIDTTPLKNIDLTDAQLKGWNSLDLVSDTVPGMSVNKAYNTLIKNKKGQTVIVGVIDSGVDIEHEDLDGVIWTNPKEIKGNGKDDDNNGYIDDIHGWNFLGDSEDENLEYVRIIKKLKPKYAGKTLASVSENDKGEYQNYIEAKAEFEKEYQENSAQKMQYEQILQQSKISHKAITDALGKEDYSRDEVLKVEAKTQEMQQHVAFMAQMFGFMEPGDAIPDFMKTIKEGVDHFTEQLNYNLNPEFDGRKLVGDNVDDITDLKYGNNNVMGPDPKKEGIKHGTHVAGIIAAERNNGIGMNGVAQNVKIMAVRAVPNGDEYDKDIALAIRYVVDNGAKVINTSFGKYYSTHPEWVREAITYAASKDVLIVNAAGNEGTDLDKKAVYPNDQINNDSEIADNFITIGALNYAYGSNLVADFSNYGKSNVDAFAPGVKIWATTPNNSYEYLQGTSMAAPAVAGVAALIRSYYPRLKAPQVKQILMDSGLSTKSSVVIGGKQTNVGSFSGLSKSGKMVNLYNALIMADKLSK, from the coding sequence ATGATTCCCTCATCTAATAAAATTTTTACCGCCATTGCTTCATCTATGATTTTGGTAAGTTGTGGTGCTCCAACTATTGTTTCTACACCCATAGGAAATATTGATACCACTCCTTTAAAAAATATAGATCTAACCGATGCTCAACTTAAAGGTTGGAATTCACTTGATTTGGTTTCTGATACTGTTCCTGGGATGAGTGTAAATAAAGCATACAATACTCTTATTAAGAACAAAAAAGGTCAGACTGTCATTGTTGGTGTTATCGATAGTGGTGTTGATATTGAGCATGAGGACCTTGATGGGGTGATCTGGACAAATCCAAAAGAAATCAAAGGAAATGGTAAAGACGACGACAACAATGGATACATAGATGATATTCATGGCTGGAATTTTCTTGGGGATTCTGAAGATGAAAATTTGGAATATGTAAGAATCATAAAAAAACTTAAACCAAAATATGCCGGTAAAACGCTAGCTTCTGTATCCGAAAATGATAAAGGTGAATACCAAAATTATATTGAAGCAAAAGCAGAATTCGAAAAAGAATATCAAGAAAACTCTGCTCAAAAAATGCAATATGAGCAAATTCTTCAGCAATCCAAGATTTCGCACAAAGCAATTACAGATGCGCTAGGGAAAGAAGATTATTCTCGAGATGAAGTTTTAAAAGTAGAAGCAAAAACTCAGGAGATGCAACAGCATGTCGCTTTTATGGCTCAAATGTTCGGGTTTATGGAGCCGGGAGATGCTATACCTGATTTTATGAAAACCATTAAAGAAGGGGTTGATCATTTTACAGAACAACTTAATTATAATTTAAATCCTGAATTTGACGGTAGAAAGTTGGTGGGTGACAATGTAGACGACATCACAGATCTCAAGTATGGGAATAACAATGTTATGGGGCCAGATCCAAAAAAAGAAGGTATAAAACATGGAACCCACGTTGCAGGTATTATTGCTGCAGAGAGAAATAATGGGATAGGAATGAATGGTGTAGCACAAAATGTAAAAATAATGGCAGTTAGAGCGGTTCCTAATGGAGATGAATACGACAAAGATATTGCTCTTGCAATACGATATGTTGTAGACAATGGGGCCAAAGTAATTAATACTAGTTTTGGTAAATATTACAGTACCCATCCAGAATGGGTAAGAGAAGCTATTACTTATGCAGCCTCAAAAGATGTGTTGATTGTGAATGCCGCTGGAAATGAAGGAACAGATCTAGATAAAAAAGCAGTATATCCTAATGATCAAATTAATAATGACTCTGAAATCGCAGATAACTTTATTACCATTGGGGCTTTAAACTATGCTTATGGCTCAAATCTGGTAGCTGATTTTTCTAATTATGGTAAAAGTAATGTTGATGCTTTTGCTCCCGGAGTTAAAATATGGGCAACAACGCCCAATAATTCATACGAATATCTGCAAGGAACCTCTATGGCTGCTCCAGCTGTGGCAGGAGTTGCTGCTCTAATTAGATCATATTACCCTCGTTTAAAAGCTCCACAAGTAAAACAGATACTTATGGATAGTGGTTTAAGTACAAAATCTTCTGTAGTTATTGGTGGGAAACAAACTAATGTAGGAAGCTTTTCTGGGTTATCTAAATCTGGTAAAATGGTTAACCTATATAACGCCCTTATTATGGCGGATAAATTGTCTAAATAG
- a CDS encoding M1 family metallopeptidase: MFKKIGFVFFVGIFCAIAQNNTPYWQQQVDYTMNVDMNVENFQYEGTQELIYSNNSPDTLYQVFYHLYFNAFQPGSEMDIRSRNLPDPDPRVGSRINKLTPKEIGYLKVSSLTQNGKPIKYETAGTVLEVSLDKPIAPGEKVTFSMKFNGQVPKQIRRSGRNNKEGIALSMTQWYPKLAEYDFEGWHADPYIAREFHGVWGNFDVTINIDKDYVLGGTGYLQNPQEIGYGYEEPGTKVTRKGKKLSWHFKAPNVHDFAWVADPEYVHDVVKVPNGPTLHFLYKNKKEIIENWKDLQPKTVELVNYYSEKIGKYPYDQYSVLQGGDGGMEYAMSTLITGERNFGSLVGVTAHEMAHSWFQHILANNESKHEWMDEGFTSYISTLAMNDVMKQNNPNSLKGMYQGYYQLATSGIEQPQTTQADRYSHNTAYGASAYTKGAVFLSQLGYIIGEDNLAKTIKRYFNEWKFKHPTPNDFKRVAEKVSGIQLDWYLTDWTQTTNTIDYGIKDVVENNTTTQITLERIGLMPMPIDLYVEYKDSTIESFYIPLRVMRNEKENPIPSMKRTILPDWPWTNPTYSLNLSRPKSEIKSIGIDITNTMADINPNNNSFSE; encoded by the coding sequence ATGTTTAAAAAAATTGGCTTTGTTTTTTTTGTTGGTATCTTTTGTGCAATCGCACAAAACAATACTCCCTATTGGCAACAACAGGTAGATTACACCATGAATGTGGATATGAATGTTGAAAATTTTCAATATGAAGGGACACAAGAATTAATATATTCTAATAATTCTCCTGATACGCTATATCAAGTATTTTATCATCTATATTTTAATGCCTTTCAACCAGGAAGTGAAATGGATATACGTTCCCGTAATCTTCCAGATCCAGATCCTAGGGTTGGAAGCAGAATAAATAAACTTACTCCAAAAGAAATTGGGTATTTAAAAGTTTCTTCCTTAACACAAAACGGAAAACCAATAAAATATGAAACTGCTGGAACTGTTTTAGAAGTATCGTTAGACAAACCTATTGCACCAGGAGAAAAGGTTACTTTTTCTATGAAATTTAACGGTCAAGTACCTAAACAAATACGTCGTTCTGGAAGAAATAACAAAGAAGGTATCGCATTATCAATGACACAATGGTATCCCAAACTTGCAGAATATGATTTTGAAGGGTGGCATGCTGACCCATATATTGCTAGAGAGTTTCATGGAGTATGGGGTAATTTTGATGTAACCATAAATATTGATAAAGACTATGTTCTGGGTGGTACTGGATACTTACAAAATCCACAAGAAATAGGATATGGATATGAAGAACCGGGTACAAAAGTGACAAGAAAAGGCAAGAAACTTTCATGGCATTTTAAAGCTCCTAATGTACATGATTTTGCATGGGTTGCAGACCCAGAATATGTGCATGATGTTGTAAAGGTGCCCAATGGTCCTACGCTTCATTTTTTGTATAAAAACAAGAAAGAAATTATAGAAAACTGGAAAGACCTACAGCCAAAAACTGTAGAGTTAGTAAATTATTATAGTGAAAAAATAGGGAAATACCCTTATGATCAATATTCTGTATTACAAGGTGGTGATGGCGGTATGGAATACGCCATGTCTACCCTAATCACAGGAGAAAGAAATTTTGGTAGCCTTGTTGGGGTTACAGCTCATGAAATGGCACATTCATGGTTTCAACATATTCTGGCAAACAACGAGTCTAAACATGAATGGATGGATGAAGGGTTTACCAGCTATATTTCTACTCTAGCTATGAATGATGTAATGAAACAAAATAACCCTAATTCATTAAAAGGAATGTATCAGGGATATTATCAATTAGCTACTTCTGGTATAGAGCAACCACAGACTACTCAAGCAGATCGTTATTCGCATAATACCGCTTATGGAGCCTCTGCCTATACAAAAGGAGCTGTTTTTCTTTCACAACTTGGTTATATAATCGGAGAAGATAATCTTGCAAAAACAATTAAGAGATATTTTAATGAATGGAAATTTAAACATCCTACTCCTAATGACTTTAAAAGGGTAGCAGAAAAAGTATCAGGAATACAATTGGATTGGTATCTAACTGATTGGACACAAACAACGAATACAATTGATTACGGAATTAAAGATGTTGTAGAAAATAATACCACGACCCAAATCACCTTAGAACGTATTGGATTAATGCCAATGCCTATCGACCTTTATGTAGAATATAAAGACAGTACTATAGAGTCATTCTATATCCCCTTAAGAGTAATGCGTAATGAAAAGGAAAACCCAATCCCGTCAATGAAGAGAACTATATTGCCTGATTGGCCTTGGACTAACCCAACCTATTCACTAAATCTTTCTAGACCAAAATCTGAAATAAAATCGATAGGAATTGATATTACAAATACTATGGCCGATATAAACCCTAATAATAACAGCTTTTCAGAATAA
- the rnpA gene encoding ribonuclease P protein component has product MKATFNKKEKLKSKKEIELLFSEGKSISKYPVRLVYRRSNFEENIKIKAGVSASKRNFKKAVDRNCIKRLMRESYRKNKYIVPNTTHQFTFMFLFLGKEMPEYSLIESKIKGILQKFVEQEIKSK; this is encoded by the coding sequence ATGAAGGCTACTTTTAATAAAAAAGAAAAGTTAAAAAGCAAAAAGGAGATAGAATTACTTTTTTCTGAAGGAAAATCTATATCCAAATATCCCGTTAGATTAGTGTATAGAAGATCAAATTTTGAAGAGAACATCAAAATTAAGGCTGGAGTATCAGCTAGCAAACGTAACTTCAAAAAAGCAGTAGATCGTAATTGTATAAAGCGTTTAATGCGTGAAAGTTATAGAAAAAATAAGTATATTGTACCCAACACTACTCATCAATTCACTTTTATGTTTTTATTTTTAGGTAAAGAAATGCCTGAATATTCATTAATAGAATCTAAAATAAAAGGAATATTACAAAAATTTGTAGAACAAGAAATAAAATCAAAATAA
- a CDS encoding S41 family peptidase — MKKKIIYPIVAVIILLSTVSFKSDFFEIAKQIEIFTTMFKELNMNYVDETNPAELMDTAIKAMLDDLDPYTKYWNEQDVEASKIRNAGEYTGIGSSVKTIKDKIIIIEPYKGYPADKAGLKAGDEIIQIGDVKVADFKDDAGELLKGASGTKVNITYKRQGDTKTTVLTREEIEVDAVPFYTLLDDNTGYIVLSKFNNKASSETIDALKNLKAKGANKVILDLRGNPGGLLSEAINVTNIFVPKGELITTTKSVVKKYNKEYFTKREPVDIQIPLVVLVNGRSASASEIVAGSIQDLDRGVVIGARSFGKGLVQRPKKLTYGTQLKITISRYYTPSGRCIQALDYWNRDQNNKAVRINEQDFKAYKTKNGRTVYDGGGIQPDIALETSKFSKITTALLRSDAIFEYGTKYYYSHQLKKSSDFKFTDKDYEDFKSFVKQSEFNFETETEKSFKKSLEIAKKEKFDKDIISTYNTLIASINTSKQAALDTYKTEIVNLLTDEIIKRYFYREGLYDYYVTHNPEVAKSQEILNNKNKYDGILK, encoded by the coding sequence ATGAAGAAGAAAATTATCTACCCCATAGTTGCTGTGATTATCTTACTATCTACTGTAAGTTTTAAATCAGATTTTTTTGAAATCGCTAAGCAGATTGAAATTTTCACTACAATGTTCAAAGAATTAAATATGAATTATGTAGATGAGACAAATCCTGCAGAATTAATGGATACGGCAATCAAAGCCATGTTAGATGATTTGGATCCATATACTAAATATTGGAACGAACAAGATGTTGAAGCTTCAAAAATACGTAACGCAGGAGAGTATACAGGTATTGGATCCTCTGTAAAAACGATAAAAGATAAAATCATTATCATAGAACCTTATAAAGGTTATCCTGCAGATAAAGCCGGTCTTAAAGCCGGTGATGAAATTATACAAATAGGAGATGTGAAAGTAGCCGACTTTAAAGATGATGCAGGAGAACTTCTTAAAGGGGCAAGCGGAACTAAAGTTAACATTACCTATAAAAGACAGGGAGATACAAAAACTACAGTGTTAACAAGAGAGGAAATAGAAGTAGATGCAGTTCCTTTTTATACATTGCTTGATGATAATACTGGATACATTGTATTATCAAAATTTAATAATAAAGCCTCTAGTGAAACTATTGATGCTTTAAAAAACCTAAAAGCCAAAGGTGCTAATAAGGTAATTTTAGACTTAAGAGGTAACCCTGGTGGTTTATTAAGTGAAGCTATAAATGTTACTAATATTTTTGTACCAAAAGGAGAGTTAATTACCACTACAAAATCAGTGGTTAAAAAGTATAATAAAGAATATTTCACAAAAAGAGAACCTGTTGATATCCAGATTCCTTTGGTGGTATTAGTAAACGGAAGAAGTGCATCGGCAAGTGAAATTGTTGCAGGTAGTATTCAGGATCTTGATAGAGGAGTGGTTATAGGCGCCAGAAGTTTTGGTAAGGGACTAGTACAGCGACCAAAAAAACTAACCTATGGTACTCAATTAAAAATCACTATTTCTAGATACTATACCCCTAGTGGTAGATGTATTCAAGCATTAGATTATTGGAATCGTGATCAAAATAATAAGGCAGTACGTATTAATGAGCAGGATTTTAAAGCCTATAAAACCAAAAACGGAAGAACGGTATATGATGGAGGTGGTATACAACCTGATATAGCATTAGAAACCTCTAAATTCAGTAAAATTACGACAGCCTTATTGCGATCTGATGCTATTTTTGAGTATGGAACAAAATATTATTATTCTCATCAACTAAAAAAATCCTCTGATTTTAAATTTACAGATAAAGATTATGAGGACTTTAAAAGTTTTGTAAAACAAAGTGAATTTAATTTTGAAACCGAAACCGAAAAATCATTTAAAAAATCATTAGAAATCGCGAAAAAAGAAAAGTTTGATAAGGATATAATCTCAACCTATAATACTCTTATTGCTTCGATAAACACTTCTAAACAAGCAGCTCTAGATACTTATAAAACTGAGATTGTTAATTTACTCACAGATGAGATCATCAAACGTTATTTCTATCGTGAGGGGTTATATGATTATTATGTAACGCATAATCCCGAAGTAGCTAAAAGTCAAGAAATACTTAACAACAAAAATAAATACGACGGAATTTTAAAATAG